From a single Pseudomonas triticicola genomic region:
- a CDS encoding LysR substrate-binding domain-containing protein: MNLESKWLEDFSALAATRSFSQAAERRFVTQPAFSRRIRSLEAALGLTLVNRSRTPVELTAAGQLFLVTARTVVEQLGEVLRHLHHLEGGQGEVMQVAAAHSLALGFFPRWIAQLRNEGLNIATRLVATNVGDAVHALREGGCDLMLAFYDPDSAMQMDPEIFPSLHLGQTEMLPVCAADLDGKPLFDLEGEASVPLLAYSAGAFLGRSVNGLLRQRQLRFTTIYETAMADSLKSMALEGLGIAWVPQLSVRAELARGELVVCGGPQWHVPLEIRLYRCALVRKANVRLLWRKLEGGAAQSA, translated from the coding sequence ATGAATCTGGAAAGCAAATGGCTCGAGGACTTCAGTGCCCTGGCCGCCACCCGCAGCTTCTCGCAGGCGGCCGAACGGCGCTTCGTGACCCAGCCGGCGTTCAGTCGGCGGATCCGCAGCCTCGAAGCCGCGCTGGGGCTGACCTTGGTCAATCGCTCGCGCACGCCGGTCGAACTGACGGCGGCGGGGCAGTTGTTTCTGGTGACCGCGCGCACCGTGGTCGAACAGCTCGGTGAAGTGCTGCGCCATCTGCATCATCTGGAAGGCGGGCAGGGCGAGGTGATGCAGGTGGCGGCGGCGCACTCGCTGGCGCTGGGCTTTTTCCCGCGCTGGATCGCCCAGTTGCGTAACGAAGGGCTGAACATCGCCACGCGGCTGGTGGCGACCAACGTTGGCGACGCCGTGCACGCTTTGCGTGAAGGTGGCTGCGATCTGATGCTGGCGTTCTACGACCCGGATTCGGCGATGCAGATGGACCCGGAAATCTTCCCGTCGCTGCACTTAGGCCAGACCGAAATGCTGCCGGTGTGCGCGGCAGATCTGGATGGCAAACCGCTGTTCGATCTGGAAGGCGAGGCGAGTGTGCCGTTGCTGGCGTACAGCGCCGGAGCGTTTCTCGGCCGTTCGGTGAACGGCTTGCTGCGCCAGCGCCAGTTGCGCTTCACCACGATCTACGAAACCGCGATGGCCGACAGCCTGAAAAGCATGGCGCTGGAAGGCCTCGGCATCGCCTGGGTGCCGCAACTGAGCGTACGCGCAGAGCTGGCCCGCGGTGAACTGGTGGTGTGCGGCGGCCCGCAATGGCATGTGCCGCTGGAGATTCGTTTGTACCGCTGCGCCCTGGTGCGCAAGGCCAACGTGCGCTTGCTGTGGCGAAAACTAGAAGGCGGCGCCGCACAAAGCGCTTGA